The genomic region GTAGAAATGCCATCGCCATGCCGCTCGCTGCCAGGTTTCGCGCACAAAATATCCTGCCGTGATCGACCGCGGGACTGTGACCATTAAGACGAGCGAGCAGCAGCAGCCAATACGCGAATGCCCGGCAAGCGCCGCATTCAGACGTCTTGCGGTGTCTGCCAAAAGCCGCCAGAATGTCCCTCCATTCGGGGGCGTCGCTTCCTGGCCGTCACCGTGTGGCGTTCCGAAAACGAGGGCTTGAACCTCGCCTTTCGACCGTAAGAATGGAAAGCGAGCGAAGCCGCCGGCGCACACCGGCCGTGGGACATTGCCAACCTTGACGTAAAACCAAGCGGTATCTACGTTACGGTCAACAAGGCGCCGTAGCCAAGTGGCTAAGGCAGCGGATTGCAAATCCGCCACCGTGGGTTCGACTCCCACCGGCGCCTCTTCTCTGACTCCGCGTGACCGGTCGCGACAGCAAGCGACAAATCGTTGCCACGCAACGCTTTGGGCATCTCGTCCGGGGCGTCTTCCGGCGGATCGACTTCCACCGGCGTCGTGCCAGCAAATGCCCCAGAATGCCCATTCGAGCCAGGCCCGTGTGTACAAGTTTGTGTACAACGCTCAGTCATGGCTCCAAACGGTGGGAGCCCCCGGCAGCTTATTCAGCGCGCTGGTAAGCTAACGTGGCGCGCTCGTGGTGCTCGGCGCGCGCCGCACCGATCGACGGGAACAGCTCGCCGGCGAAATCCGTGCTGCCGGCGGAACGGTTGATTTTCAGGCGCTCGACGTGGCCAACCTCGGCAACATGCGCGCCTTCGTTGATTTTGCGAAGGCCAAGCATCGTCGTGTGGATGTCCTGATCAACAACGCGGGCGTCATGCCGTTCTCGCCACTGCACGAACTCAAGATCGACCAATGGAATCGAATGATCGACGTCAACATTCGCGGCGTGTTGCATGGCATCGCGGCCGTGCTGCCCGGGATGCGAGATCGCAAGTCGGGACACATCATCAACGTCTCATCGATCGGTGGACATCAGCTGGGGAATCAGTAATCGATGCCGAATTTCGCGATCGCCATGCTCTTGCTCGCGCTGGCGACCCAGTACGCCGTCGCGGCGCTGGCCTTTCCGCTGCTAAGCAGGCGAAGTCGCGTTCAGGTTTCGGCCCTCGCGCTTGCTGTGGCGCTCCTACTGAGTTGCCCCCTACTTATTCCGCCAGCCCATATTCAATTGCGGGCGCTCGCCGTATTTCTGGCCGCGGACGCTAGCTTCCGCATGGCTGACTTCGCGCGTTGCGTGCGCGGCCGACACGCCGTATCCGTGAGTTGGGGAACCTACTACCGCTTTTTGAATCCGTTTCCTTCGCTGGTCGTGTTATTTAACTGGCGAGCGCGCCGCTGCGCGTCCGGCGTCTCGTCGTCGAAGGAATGGTTACGCTTTGCAATGGGTTGTGGACTGTTCGCGGCCATGCTGATGGTGACGCTCTCGTGCCGCTCGATTCCACTGCTTCGCGAGAACTTCTGGCTCGATCACGTAATCAAAATGGCGTTGTTCACCGTCGCCATTGAGTCTCTGTCGCAAGCCTTGCTGGGACTGGAGCGGCTCGCCGGGTTCGATACACTGCCGATCGTGAACTTTGCTTTTCTAGCCCGCACGCCGGCGGAGTTTTGGTATCGCTACAACCAGCGCGTGCGAGCGTGGCTTACGGCCAACGTGTTTCTGCCTTCCGGCGGGTTGCGTCATCCGGTGCGGGGCATCTGCGCCACATTCGCCTTCAGCGCGGCGTTTCATGAAGTCGCGTTCGATATCGCCACGTCGCGCGTCGACGGCAGCCAGGCCGCGTTCTTTCTTCTGCAGGCGCCGGCCGTGATCGCTTCCCGCGCGCTGGAACGCTTCGCCGCGCGCTGGGGGACTGTCGGAGAG from Planctomycetia bacterium harbors:
- a CDS encoding acyl-CoA acyltransferase, which codes for MPNFAIAMLLLALATQYAVAALAFPLLSRRSRVQVSALALAVALLLSCPLLIPPAHIQLRALAVFLAADASFRMADFARCVRGRHAVSVSWGTYYRFLNPFPSLVVLFNWRARRCASGVSSSKEWLRFAMGCGLFAAMLMVTLSCRSIPLLRENFWLDHVIKMALFTVAIESLSQALLGLERLAGFDTLPIVNFAFLARTPAEFWYRYNQRVRAWLTANVFLPSGGLRHPVRGICATFAFSAAFHEVAFDIATSRVDGSQAAFFLLQAPAVIASRALERFAARWGTVGEITIRALTLTWLVVTSVLFFRGVERVFPFVYAGDPYP